The proteins below come from a single Diadema setosum chromosome 21, eeDiaSeto1, whole genome shotgun sequence genomic window:
- the LOC140244406 gene encoding uncharacterized protein has protein sequence MQFFIHTCPVDYIGSIGYNTSRSLADILSPVVGKTDHHVLNSKDLAEEFKDITLEEHEVLVSFDVVSLFTNTPINQSIQIVRDRLQKDSELHKRTNLTVDDIIKLLEFILSTTYFSFDGKIYRQKYGTAMGSPVSPVVANIFMEYLEEEAIATAHDDIKPRVWKRYVDDILAIVKADTVDRLKAHLDQVDDTGSIKFTHELEVDNSIPFLDTKITKRPDGTTKMVVYRKKTHTGQYLNFQSHHPLHQKLGVIRTLMDRAHSIVTEEADLKEEEDHIQSSLRKCGYPGWSFKKAKKKRGDNQTKKNSQTKPTNQRRKLVTIPYVKGTSEALQRIYQKYHISTAFRPHKKLRNILVHPKDKRSIDDQAGVVYQIPCGNCERSYIGETARKFGTRKNEHKLEVDTVSASYYTRGKKKESTSHMHKSAISDHVASENHHINWKKCSILARDSGKTSRWIREAIHIRKQQGRTFNRDLGQYSLSSIYDPILSDRRAPSTSARGKSFSQRSI, from the exons ATGCAATTCTTCATTCACACCTGTCCAG TGGATTACATTGGATCCATCGGTTACAATACCTCAAGGTCATTAGCAGACATATTGTCACCGGTGGTAGGGAAGACAGATCATCATGTACTCAACTCCAAGGACTTGGCAGAAGAGTTTAAGGACATCACACTCGAAGAACATGAAGTTCTGGTCTCGTTCGACGTCGTGAGCCTTTTCACCAACACCCCAATCAACCAATCCATTCAGATCGTAAGGGACAGACTCCAGAAAGACTCCGAACTACACAAGAGGACCAATCTCACAGTGGACGACATCATAAAGCTTCTTGAATTTATCTTGTCGACCACCTACTTCAGCTTTGACGGCAAGATATACCGCCAAAAATATGGAACAGCTATGGGCAGCCCAGTGTCACCCGTTGTCGCAAACATCTTCATGGAATACTTGGAAGAAGAAGCCATTGCCACCGCTCATGATGACATCAAACCCAGAGTTTGGAAGCGTTATGTAGATGACATCCTTGCCATCGTAAAGGCAGACACAGTCGACAGACTCAAGGCACACCTAGACCAAGTCGATGACACAGGCAGTATCAAATTTACCCATGAGCTAGAGGTTGATAATTCCATCCCTTTCCTGGACACCAAGATCACAAAAAGACCGGATGGCACAACCAAGATGGTCGTCTACagaaaaaagacacacacgGGACAATACCTGAATTTCCAATCCCACCATCCACTCCATCAAAAACTAGGGGTCATCCGTACACTCATGGACAGAGCACACAGCATCGTCACGGAGGAAGCAGACCTGAAGGAAGAGGAAGATCACATCCAGTCCTCTCTCAGGAAATGTGGATACCCTGGCTGGTCTTTCAAGAAAGccaaaaagaaaaggggggaTAATCAAACCAAGAAGAACTCACAGACCAAACCAACCAATCAGAGGAGGAAATTGGTAACCATCCCATATGTAAAGGGTACCTCGGAAGCATTGCAAAGGATTTACCAGAAATACCACATCTCCACAGCATTCAGGCCACACAAGAAACTCAGGAACATCCTAGTCCACCCAAAAGACAAACGATCCATCGATGACCAAGCGGGGGTAGTTTACCAGATTCCATGTGGTAACTGTGAAAGAAGCTACATTGGAGAAACAGCTAGGAAATTTGGCACCagaaaaaatgaacacaaactAGAGGTAGACACAGTTAGTGCGTCCTACTACACAAGAGGGAAAAAGAAGGAATCCACCTCCCACATGCACAAGTCGGCCATCAGCGACCATGTGGCCAGTGAAAACCACCACATCAACTGGAAGAAGTGTTCCATCCTAGCCAGAGACTCTGGAAAAACCTCACGCTGGATAAGGGAAGCAATTCACATTCGGAAACAACAAGGGAGAACCTTCAACCGAGACCTCGGACAATATTCACTTTCCTCAATATACGATCCCATTCTCTCAGATCGGCGTGCGCCATCTACGTCGGCTCGTGGGAAGTCCTTCTCACAACGCTCGATCTGA
- the LOC140244407 gene encoding beta-1,4-galactosyltransferase 5-like, whose translation MYSLTDWNLIKGPERKFASLRLKNGSRPSTVSSHGITGTEGGTTEEFTHSKPYDSYDSGSIDDGDVEVLENDVCRLGSKQEINAAFKVKVADINLHSVEDEVFAKSRSDVVLYVARMRAILSTIRSLPSGRYLNNAAYRAENEKGLVIGNYVYRAGGHWKPIDCEPRWKVAIVIPFRRRHAHLSVLLRNLIPLLKLQKLEFRIFVSEQNNDVIFNRGLMKNIGFLEATKFGWWDCVIFHDIDQIPMRGANYYGCDGMPRHLCARPEEMAYKPAYQLLFGGVVGVTARQMKGSNGYSNFYWGWGGEDDDLLKRLHARGYKPTRDLKQGYYRTLNHTKKTENELCEEVYCLLGKSNERMLWDGINNITYSKERLDLSLLYTHVAVDIRKESWNSGYAPCEKQKKSTDGR comes from the exons ATGTATTCCCTTACAGACTGGAATTTGATTAAGGGTCCGGAGAGGAAGTTTGCATCCCTGCGACTTAAAAATGGTAGCAGACCCTCGACGGTTTCCTCTCATGGCATAACTGGTACGGAGGGCGGAACGACCGAAGAATTCACTCATAGCAAGCCTTACGACTCCTACGATAGTGGTTCCATTGACGACG GGGATGTCGAAGTGTTGGAAAACGACGTATGCAGACTTGGGTCAAAACAAG AAATTAATGCAGCATTCAAGGTCAAGGTTGCTGACATCAATCTCCACAGCGTCGAGGACGAGGTCTTCGCAAAATCACGATCCGATGTGGTGCTCTATGTCGCCAGAATGCGCGCCATCCTCTCCACGATCCGTAGTCTTCCCTCCGGGCGCTATCTCAATAACGCGGCTTACAGGGCAGAAAATGAGAAGGGCTTGGTCATAGGGAATTACGTGTACCGGGCAGGTGGCCACTGGAAACCAATAGACTGCGAGCCAAGATGGAAG GTTGCCATCGTCATTCCATTCAGGAGGCGCCACGCCCATCTCTCGGTGCTGTTACGTAACCTCATACCCCTCCTCAAGCTGCAGAAACTAGAATTTAGAATTTTCGTAAGCGAGCAG AACAACGACGTCATTTTCAACCGAGGCTTGATGAAGAACATCGGGTTTCTGGAGGCCACCAAGTTCGGCTGGTGGGACTGCGTGATTTTCCACGACATCGACCAGATCCCGATGAGGGGCGCCAATTATTACGGCTGCGATGGGATGCCGAGACACCTTTGTGCAAGGCCCGAGGAGATGGCATACAA ACCCGCCTACCAGCTGTTGTTCGGCGGCGTGGTAGGCGTGACTGCGCGACAAATGAAAGGATCCAATGGGTACTCGAACTTCTACTGGGGATGGGGCGGCGAGGACGATGACCTATTAAAACGTCTGCATGCCCGCGGGTACAAGCCTACACGGGACCTCAAACAAGGATACTACAGAACGCTCAATCACACCAAGAAAACCGAGAATGAACTGTGCGAAGAAGT TTATTGTCTCTTGGGCAAATCCAACGAGCGCATGCTGTGGGACGGCATCAACAACATCACTTACTCCAAGGAACGACTGGACTTGTCACTCCTTTACACACACGTGGCTGTAGATATACGAAAGGAGTCCTGGAACAGCGGCTACGCTCCTTGTGAGAAGCAAAAGAAATCGACTGACGGGAGATGA